From Mytilus galloprovincialis chromosome 9, xbMytGall1.hap1.1, whole genome shotgun sequence, the proteins below share one genomic window:
- the LOC143046373 gene encoding forkhead box protein J1-B-like — translation MPVLTRENLAVKFRQNWMAKYPLDTCSNGGSNLDDSLTSLNWLQNLNIMKITSPTPPPSPVPFGNYANNEINKNMKVNPNAILNVSCSPPQCKMEQKFQLGDTPPTSLNGESIDYKTNPYVKPPYSYATLICMAMKETKKSKITLSSIYNWITENFMYYRLADPSWQNSIRHNLSLNKCFQKVPRRKDEPGKGGFWRINPDYHDMIDNGVFKKRRNSREGSCSAPPLKKIKKEPEDDYLPMCHGKSLRNESVVHFNNDEHESLKGDFNWTSILHQDIEIAGIKIKTEDLLDGPDSSNSVPSDPMSPPSSECSSDNFSIEDLFSQADLSPDIAVDYTTNDPLDLTINGAHISPPDWWGDDLNPGEHMDINHNSGLHTPIMPSSPVQEHDPLDGHPWAESNTFADIAEAFDVDNLFDLENIPSPKLS, via the exons ATGCCAGTTCTAACAAGGGAGAATTTAGCCGTCAAATTTAGGCAAAACTGGATGGCTAAGTATCCCCTTGACACCTGCAGCAATGGTGGATCAAACCTAGATGACAGTCTCACCAGTTTAAACTGGCTACAGAATCTAAACATCATGAAGATCACATCACCAACACCACCTCCAAGTCCGGTACCCTTTGGAAATTATGCAAATAATGAAATCAACAAGAACATGAAAGTGAATCCTAATGCTATATTGAACGTTTCTTGCTCTCCTCCTCAGTGTAAAATGGAGCAAAAGTTTCAGCTTGGAGACACACCACCTACAAGTTTGAATGGTGAATCAATTGACTATAAGACCAATCCGTATGTGAAGCCACCGTACTCATATGCCACTCTAATCTGTATGGCAATGAAGGAGACcaagaaaagtaaaatcacattgTCCTCCATCTACAATTGGATTACAGAAAACTTTATGTACTACAGATTAGCAGATCCTAGCTGGCAG AACTCCATCAGACATAATCTGTCACTGAACAAATGTTTCCAGAAAGTGCCAAGAAGGAAAGACGAGCCAGGAAAAGGGGGATTCTGGAGAATTAATCCTGATTATCATGATATGATTGACAATGGCGTGTTCAAGAAAAGGAGAAATAGTAGAGAGGGCTCATGTTCTGCTCCTCCATTAAAGAAGATCAAGAAAGAACCTGAAGATGATTATTTACCGATGTGTCACGGAAAGTCATTGAGAAATGAAAGTGTTGTTCATTTCAATAATGATGAACATGAATCATTAAAAGGTGACTTCAACTGGACCTCCATATTACATCAAGACATTGAAATAGctggaattaaaataaaaaccgAGGACTTACTTGACGGGCCAGACTCATCGAATTCAGTGCCATCAGATCCCATGAGTCCGCCATCATCCGAATGTAGTTCTGACAATTTTAGTATTGAGGATTTATTTTCACAAGCTGATCTCTCCCCCGACATAGCAGTGGATTACACTACAAATGATCCCTTAGATCTGACAATAAACGGTGCTCATATATCTCCTCCTGATTGGTGGGGCGACGATCTGAACCCCGGAGAACATATGGATATTAATCATAACAGTGGACTTCATACACCTATCATGCCATCATCACCTGTCCAGGAACACGACCCCCTCGATGGTCACCCCTGGGCAGAGAGTAATACATTCGCAGACATTGCTGAAGCATTTGATGTTGACAATTTATTCGATCTGGAAAACATTCCGAGCCCAAAATTGTCTTGA